In one Nicotiana tomentosiformis chromosome 6, ASM39032v3, whole genome shotgun sequence genomic region, the following are encoded:
- the LOC138894462 gene encoding uncharacterized protein, giving the protein MRSLWDELNSSYVRLVCSCGALPKFIEDQQLFQYLNGLNDSYSTVKSVIMLMNPFPPISKAYSLLQQDESQREAQSPAPNFSSGTTSFLVSPASSSTNRNFTQKFNFETRKGTTSFTCKYCKKPDHSVDTCYKLHGFPPNFKFTRNKKSASCAQAENSAVVPANSFPQTSNSSAHGFTKEQYQHLLTLFQQAQMFAGHTSEATNVDNSSFAHFVGLFSRYDVASIDSHTCASSQLGVNPWILDTCATNHMTPHKHLLFNVQPLFKPFLVPSLKRPLEIGKAAGRLCYLYPDANLYPTSSTSMSHCSPCNTLPVSKSDASIPACNQSSILVSLPVSSDKSNQLTHLVVNVSTWYIFSHLSKLLDMIMPLNLCFMSMFFPYKSTSPSMFPSPKEFMDSITPPTTYVPTSNYLNTSFPNTSTPLNAPNSNTPPPPTASPSNILPSDSYTSVSTSAIAPTNPSPPPLRKSTRTVPPGLEVCASPDSGPLVCRLKKSLYGLRQASRQRFSKLPETLHSKGYIASMNDYSLFTKSSSGTQVVLSMYVDDILLAGNDIVEMASLKSLLDA; this is encoded by the exons ATGAGGAGTTTATGGGATGAATTAAACTCCTCTTATGTAAGGCTTGTTTGTTCTTGTGGGGCCCTGCCTAAATTCATTGAAGATCAACAGTTATTTCAGTACCTTAATGGTCTAAATGATTCTTATTCCACAGTCAAAAGTGTTATTATGTTGATGAACCCTTTTCCACCCATCAGTAAAGCCTACTCACTCTTGCAACAAGATGAAAGCCAAAGGGAAGCCCAATCTCCTGCACCAAATTTCTCTAGTGGTACAACCTCCTTCCTAGTTTCTCCTGCATCCTCCAGCACTAATAGGAACTTCACTCAGAAATTCAATTTTGAGACAAGGAAGGGTACTACATCTTTTACTTGCAAGTACTGCAAGAAGCCTGATCATAGTGTGGATACGTGCTACAAACTCCATGGATTTCCACCAAATTTCAAATTTACCAGAAATAAGAAGTCTGCCTCATGTGCTCAAGCTGAGAATTCAGCAGTTGTCCCTGCAAACTCCTTTCCACAAACTTCTAACTCCTCAGCACATGGGTTCACCAAAGAACAATACCAACATCTTTTGACCTTGTTTCAACAAGCTCAAATGTTTGCTGGTCATACTTCTGAAGCTACAAATGTGGACAACTCTTCTTTTGCTCACTTTGTAGGTTTGTTTAGCAGATATGATGTAGCTTCTATTGATTCTCATACATGTGCATCATCACAATTAGGTGTAAATCCTTGGATCCTAGATACATGTGCAACTAATCATATGACACCACATAAACACCTTTTATTCAATGTGCAACCTTTGTTTAAACCTTTTCTG GTCCCTTCTCTAAAGAGGCCACTGGAAATTGGTAAAGCTGCAGGTAGGCTCTGCTACCTCTATCCAGATGCAAACCTGTATCCTACTTCATCTACTTCTATGTCTCATTGTTCTCCTTGTAATACTTTACCTGTTTCTAAGTCTGATGCTAGTATTCCTGCTTGTAATCAATCTTCTATACTTGTTTCATTACCAGTATCTTCTGATAAGTCCAATCAACTTACTCATCTTGTTGTCAATGTTTCAACTT GGTACATTTTCAGTCATTTGTCTAAGCTTTTAGATATGATAATGCCTTTGAATTTG TGTTTCATGAGCATGTTTTTTCCTTATAAATCCACTTCTCCTTCTATGTTTCCTTCTCCCAAAGAATTTATGGATTCTATCACTCCACCAACTACTTATGTTCCCACCTCTAATTATCTTAACACTTCTTTTCCTAACACTTCTACTCCTCTTAATGCTCCCAATTCTAACACTCCTCCTCCTCCTACCGCTTCTCCTTCTAACATCTTACCTTCTGATTCTTATACTTCTGTTTCTACTTCTGCAATTGCTCCTACAAATCCCTCTCCTCCTCCTTTGAGGAAATCTACCAGAACT GTTCCTCCTGGTCTTGAAGTGTGTGCTTCTCCTGATTCTGGCCCTTTGGTTTGCAGACTCAAGAAGTCTCTTTATGGCCTTAGGCAGGCCTCCAGACAGCGGTTTTCAAAACTGCCTGAAACTCTACATTCAAAAGGCTACATTGCTAGTATGAATGACTACTCCTTATTCACTAAGTCTTCTTCAGGCACTCAAGTAGTATTGTCTATGTATGTTGATGATATCTTACTAGCTGGTAATGATATTGTGGAGATGGCGTCCTTAAAGTCCCTTTTAGATGCATAG
- the LOC108943346 gene encoding uncharacterized mitochondrial protein AtMg00240-like, whose translation MCQHKFTTDLLSEFNCQHFSPVMTPLDPSVKLVLDMCAHVSDPSLYRRLIGKLNFLQHTRPDISFSMQHSSQFLQKPQVPHMLAAIHVLGYLMNDPAQGILISNSSDFSLQAYSDFDWAACSISRKSVTGYYITLGGSLVY comes from the coding sequence ATGTGCCAACACAAGTTCACCACTGATCTTCTATCTGAATTTAATTGCCAACACTTCTCCCCTGTGATGACTCCTTTGGATCCCTCTGTCAAGCTTGTATTAGATATGTGTGCTCATGTTTCTGACCCTAGCTTGTATAGAAGATTAATTGGGAAGCTCAATTTCCTCCAACACACCAGGCCTGATATTTCATTCTCAATGCAACATTCAAGTCAATTTCTTCAAAAGCCACAAGTGCCTCACATGCTAGCTGCTATACATGTGCTCGGATATCTGATGAATGACCCTGCCCAGGGTATCCTCATCTCCAATTCTTCTGATTTCTCTTTGCAAGCCTATTCTGATTTTGATTGGGCAGCTTGCTCCATCTCTCGCAAGTCAGTGACTGGATATTACATTACCCTTGGTGGCAGCCTTGTTTATTGA